In Piliocolobus tephrosceles isolate RC106 chromosome 4, ASM277652v3, whole genome shotgun sequence, the following are encoded in one genomic region:
- the LOC111523271 gene encoding LOW QUALITY PROTEIN: T-complex protein 1 subunit gamma-like (The sequence of the model RefSeq protein was modified relative to this genomic sequence to represent the inferred CDS: inserted 1 base in 1 codon), translated as MGHCPVLVLSQNTKRESGRKVQSGNINAAKTIAGIIRTCLGPKSMTKMLLDPMGGIVMTHDGNAILREIQVQHPAAKSMIEISQTQDEEVGDGTTSVIILAGEMLSVAEHFLEQQMHPTVVISAYRKALDDMISTLKKISIPVDINDSDMMLNIINSSITTKAISRWSSLACNIALDAVKTVQFEENGRKEIDIKKYAKVEKIPGGIIEDSCVLRGVMINKDVTHSRMQRYIKNPRIVLLDSSLEYKKGESQTDIEITQEEDFTRILQIEEEYIQQLCEDITQLKPNVVITEKGISDLAQHYLMRANITAIHRVQKTDNNRIARACGARIVSRPEELREDDVGTGAGLLEIKKIGDEYFTFITECKDPKACTILLPGASKEILSEVERNLQDAMQVCHSVLLDPQLVPXGGASEMAVAHALTEKSKAMTGVEQWPYRAIAQALEVIPRTLIQNCGASTIRLLTSLRAKHTQENCETWGVNGKTGTLVDMKELGIWEPLAVKLQTYKTAVETAVLLLRIDDIVSGHKKKGDDQSRQGGAPDAGQE; from the exons ATGGGCCATTGTCCCGTACTCGTGCTCAGCCAGAACACAAAGCGTGAATCTGGAAGAAAAGTTCAATCTGGAAACATCAATGCTGCCAAGACTATTGCAGGTATCATCCGCACATGTTTGGGACCCAAGTCCATGACGAAGATGCTTTTGGACCCAATGGGAGGCATTGTGATGACCCACGATGGCAATGCCATTCTTCGAGAGATTCAAGTCCAGCATCCAGCAGCCAAGTCCATGATTGAAATTAGCCAGACCCAGGATGAAGAAGTTGGAGACGGGACCACATCAGTAATTATTCTTGCGGGGGAAATGCTATCTGTAGCTGAGCACTTCCTGGAGCAGCAGATGCACCCAACAGTGGTGATCAGTGCTTACCGCAAGGCATTGGATGATATGATCAGCACCCTAAAGAAAATCAGTATCCCGGTCGACATCAATGACAGTGATATGATGCTGAACATCATCAACAGCTCCATTACTACCAAAGCCATCAGTCGGTGGTCATCTTTGGCTTGCAACATTGCCCTGGATGCTGTCAAGACGGTACAGTTTGAGGAGAATGGTCGGAAAGAGATTGACATAAAAAAATACGCAAAAGTGGAAAAGATACCTGGGGGCATCATTGAAGACTCCTGTGTCTTGCGTGGAGTCATGATTAACAAGGATGTGACCCATTCACGCATGCAGCGCTATATCAAGAACCCTCGCATTGTGCTTCTGGATTCTTCTCTGGAATACAAGAAAGGAGAAAGCCAGACTGACATTGAGATTACACAAGAGGAAGACTTCACCCGAATTCTCCAAATTGAAGAAGAGTACATCCAGCAGCTCTGTGAGGACATTACCCAACTGAAACCCAATGTGGTCATCACCGAAAAGGGCATCTCAGATTTAGCTCAGCACTACCTCATGCGGGCCAATATCACAGCCATCCACAGAGTCCAGAAGACAGACAATAATCGCATCGCTAGAGCCTGTGGGGCCCGGATAGTCAGCCGACCAGAGGAACTGAGAGAAGATGATGTTGGAACAGGAGCAGGCCTCTTGGAAATCAAGAAAATTGGAGACGAATACTTTACATTCATCACTGAGTGCAAAGACCCCAAGGCCTGCACCATTCTCCTCCCAGGGGCTAGCAAAGAGATTCTCTCGGAAGTAGAACGCAACCTCCAGGATGCCATGCAAGTGTGTCACAGTGTTCTCCTGGACCCTCAGCTGGTGC GGGGTGGGGCCTCTGAGATGGCTGTGGCCCATGCCTTGACAGAAAAATCCAAGGCCATGACTGGTGTGGAACAATGGCCATACAGGGCTATTGCCCAGGCCCTAGAGGTCATCCCTCGTACCCTGATCCAGAACTGTGGGGCCAGTACCATCCGTCTACTTACCTCTCTTCGGGCCAAGCACACCCAGGAGAACTGTGAGACCTGGGGTGTAAATGGTAAGACAGGTACTTTGGTAGACATGAAGGAACTGGGCATATGGGAGCCATTGGCTGTGAAGCTGCAAACTTACAAGACAGCAGTGGAGACGGCAGTTCTGCTACTGCGAATTGATGACATCGTCTCAGGCCACAAAAAGAAAGGCGATGACCAGAGCCGGCAAGGCGGGGCTCCTGATGCTGGCCAGGAGTGA